The region TATAAAGCCCGTCACCGTAAGTCGCCATATAGATATTACTATTAAACATTGCAACATCAGTTACCTTAGATTGACCTTGGTATTCATGGAAAACTGAATTTGGCTCACTGGCCCTGACCAATCCGGCTGCTGTGCTAATATACAGGTGACTATTAATCTCTGTTACATTCAATATCTCGTTACTGATCAACATTGAGTTGATAATATGAAAATCATCATATTCCAACTTTGAGTTAAAGCGGACAATTCCGCTTTCATCCGTTGCCAGGTAAAGCTGCTCGTTGATTACAGTCGAGTTGATAACATAGCCGTTAAAAATCGGTTTAACGGCACGCTTGGTTACGTCAACAGAGTACGCACCATCGTTCGTAGATACGATCAGGTACCCTGCAAAAGTAGAAAACGCAGTGACTTCAAAATCCTTGCCTATCTGCTCATTGAGCCACTCAACTGGCTGTCCATCCTTGTATACTCCTTTCGTTGTCCCTACCCACCATGAGCCGTTTACACGCTCCAAAATGTTGTAGGGTGAGCCAACAGTAAAATTACTAACACGGCTGTTGCCCTCCACAATACCAAATTCGTTAATGTTTAGACCCCAAAGCTGTTGCTTGCTATCAGCAAACATGGAGAGGTAAGTCTTTCTGGTAGAGTTTACTTGCTCACGAGTTTGTTCCAACGTAGTTAACGATACTTCATTCACACTGTCACCATCCGTGTAATAAACAAAGTAAGGTGCTACGTATGTAAGGTTCTCAGCGCGCTTTATCGAGTCATTGGTAAGCGTAGTGCCCTGTAAATTCGAGTAGTAGCCGAGATGATCATTAGCAAAATACACAACTCCGTGTGGTGTTACATCAATGTCGCCGACTTTGACTGTTTGTGCCACGACATTTGTACTCATACCCTTTTGAAACTGATAGAGGCCATCACTTGCTAGCGCAAAGACATGACCATATCCAGATTCCAAATCTATAACCTCAGTTTTCCCCGATAGTCGGATCGCATACTTACCTGTGCTCAACTTATACTCAAGAACACGGTTAGCTTCCTGAGTGAATAGACTTTCATGGGTAATGGCTATATTCGTTGCTGATGTTTCAGCAAATGATCGAGCTTCAAGGCTCCTAAGATCAATTGACCATACAGCACCGGAGTTATATAAAACATACGCTACATCCGTATCGCTGATCTCAATATCTCTTGCAAGACCAGAGGGCAACGCTGAGAAGTGACTCAAATTTAGAAGGTGTTCGCCATCATATCTGAGCAGCCCTTCATGTGACGGGAAATAAACGTAATCACGGCTGTCCTGAGCAACACTGCTAAGATGCTCAACCTCTAAGGCTGCTGCTCCACCGTGCAAAGCTAACGCCAGTAATGTAATCCTTGCTGCAAACATAGCTAAGAATTCCTTTTTATAAGGGGAGGTCATAGCCACCCCTTGGCCCTAATTATTCGACTTCTTGCGGGTTGTGGTTTCGTACACCGCATCCAGCTAGCACCACTGGAGGGAATGAAGAAACAGAATCCATTTCAAAATTAACAACACTCGTTTCATTAATACTAACACGTGAAACCATTTTGTTAAATTTGTTTTGCTGGCGTTTTTGCCAATCGAAGTTTTGCTCTCGGGGAGCAAGAATAAATAGGTAGGTAGGTTTTCTAGGGTCTGACGCATTTTGCTTGTTTTCCCAGGCCTCCATAACGGATTGACCAGCACTTTCACCATACAAGTGAGTATAAGCAGCTGCGATTAATTGGGCGCCTGAATTACTCATAACCATAACGGCTGTGTTTTTGTAGTCGCTGCCACAGTCAAACGACACATCTACATTGAGTGTGCTGCCATCTGGCAACAACAGGTCAGCATTCATCCGCTGAACTTGCGCTCTGTCAGGCAAAGGTTCAAGAGCAACTGCCGATGAAGACAGCATTCCAAGGAGCAGAGCTAGTGGGGCAATTCTAATTTTCATATTATTTATCCTTCAGTAGGCCATATAAAGCGCTCCCTCAGCAATGGTTTTAACCATGATTTCGTTAAAGTTATGCTCAAATGCTTTTTCAATTAACATTGGCCGTAACTTATTACGAATTATGAGTTCACGCTCCGCGTCAAGGTGTTTTGGTTCCAACAAATCATCCATTATTTCTTCAACTAAGGCCAATGCGGCCAATGCATCTTCGGTACTATTTCTAACACTACCGCTGGATTCCACAGTTGGTTTTTTGTCATTGAAAGTAGCGTCATTTGATTTGCTTTTACTCTCAATCTCAAAGATCTCATCAAGAGAGACACCCTTTTTGATGCAAGCTAAAACTATAGCTGCGTATGGAAGCGTCTCTTTCTTTCTTGCCATAGCTATCCCACTATGAGAGAGCCCAAGCTCTTCTGACAAAGCCCGATCACTACTCACACCAAATTTCTTTTGCAGCTTTGAGATCACATCACCTATCTCAGACACCGCCATACTATCGGTAAACATTTTTAGCTGTCAACACCTAATTTATTTAGCATAAAAAATAAAAATTAAACTTGACGCTATATTTATTTAGCGCTAACTTGAAAAAACACTAAGTGCAAAATAATTTTAGCGAAACAATTTAAGCATAAAGGTAAATCTATCATGACTGACCAAGAAAAAAAATTTGAACATATGTCTATCGAAGACATCAGCAGCGGCTTATCAGCAAATGACGTCCAGTTTTCAGATATTGCTGCCGCAAAAGGCTGCTCAGTTTCACATGTATACAACGTTGCTGCTGGCAACTCGACCTCTAAGCACATAGCTACAGCAATTTGTCTGTCCCTCGGAAAAACCCTTACTAGCGTGTTTGGTGACAAATACACAACAAGAAAAAAGCGAGGTCCAAAAAATCGGGAAATCAGACGGCAACAAATTGCAGATGCAATTAAACAAGGTAAGCCGGTCCCAGTACCAAGAATGGATCATATGTAGAACGAGCACCACATTAAATAGCAGGAGATTTTCACGTGGAAAATTACGACTCTAAACTAGAAAACAACATTTTTGAAAGTCAAACGCCACCCGATTGTGAAGTGTTGGCAGCTTTCTCACATGCTGTAAACGCGTGTATGCGCAGAAGCGGCTTCACTCGCGCAGGCCTTGCAGACAGAATGAATCGCGCACTGCAAGCACATGAAGTTGAGGTAAATGAAGGTAACTTGAATCGCTGGTTTGCCCCAAGCCAGTCGACAAATATGCCCATTCAATACCTACCAGCGCTATTGTGGGCGCTAAAAAGCATTGAGCCGCTAAACATTCTTGTTGAGCCGATTATGTATAAGGCTGTAAACCAGCGCGAGCTAATGATGCAAGATGTAGCGCAGGCCGACATTGAAATCTCGCAATTACAAAAGCATAAGCAGCGACTGCTAGAACAACTCTCGCCTAAGTCCTAACTAATCCCGGAGCTATGACAATGCCTATCAAAGACCAAGATCTGCCCAAATTTCGAGGTTGCTATGACAACTGAACTCGCTGCAATCGTTGGTGAAGAATCAGCTGATGAACTGCAACACCAGATAGAAAGCCAAACTGCGCCACTCAATATAGTAATGCCTAATAGTATTGACGAGTGCATGGACCGGGCGACATTTCTGGCAAATCGACAATTTAGCGACGCAGCAGAAATGGGCTTCATTTTATTGCATGTCAAAGCACAGTTAAAACATGGACAGTTTTCTCAAATGTTAATTGAGCGCGGCATACACAGACGCACAGCTACAAGGGTAATGGCTGTAGCAAAAATGCTAAAACAGTTACCAAAAAGCAAAATGGACACGGTGTCCATTTTGAACATGTCTCAAAAGCAGCTGACCGAACTCACCAAAGTTCCCATTGAAACGCTCAAAGAGCTGGACGATGAAGACTACGAAGTATTAGCTGAAACAGCCAGCAAGAACATCCGCGAGCAAGTAGCCGAACTGCTGGAGAAAAAGTCTGAACTCGAAGACTCGCAAGCCGAGCTGATCAACGAACTGGAGCAGGAGCGACTGCGCAAAACGCCGACCAGCCGGTTTGATATGCCCATATTTTTGAGCGAGATACGCAAAGACGCCATCTGCCATACCGAATTATTAAACGACGCACTCCAGCAGGCGCAAATGGGGGTTACTCAGCTGTGCGAGCTGCGCACGCTGGACTTGCCATCGCGCATTGCCGCCGCCCAGGTGGTACACCACGCCTACGCCAGTATTTACACCCAGATAGGCACCATGCTCAGCCAGCTACACATGGAGTTTGGCGAGTATGTACAGGGCATCGACAACCTGCCCAGGTTTGACGATGCCGAGTGGCAATACGTCGATACCGAGCGCGAGCGCCTGCTGGAATCATTCCGATTAAGCACGAAAGGAGATAAGTAATGCATCCTGCTGTGATCAAATTTAATAACCTTCCTGCCAAAGTGGCTGCGCCCACCTGGCAACAGGCCAGCGATAAGGCCCGCAGTACTGCAATGGCCAGGCAAACCATAGTTAAACACCTGCTCAGCGCTGGCACTGCCATAGATGCGGCATTTGTAAGGTTTAAACAAAACCTGGAAAGCGGACTGGTTACGCCTGCTCTATCGCAAGCCATTATTACCGTTAATAAGGTGCCCAGCCGTGCAACCCTGTTTAACTGGGTAAAGGCGTACAAGGCCAATGGCCTGGAAGGGCTGTTACCAGCACACCGGGGCAGGGGCAAAGACCTGCCAAACTGGGCCACCCGCGCGCTGCAGTTTTACCATGCCCCCACATCGCCGTCGTTTGCCATGGTGGCCGACGACCTGAAAGCCGAAGGCTATAAAGTAGAGGCGCACCAGGTGCGGCGCTTTATTGGCTCGCTGCCGCACGAACTGGGCCCTAAGAGCCCGTACCGCATGGGTGCCAAGCTGTACAAAGAAGCCCATAAAGATTTTAAGTTGCGCTCTACTGCGCACATTCCGGCTGGTTTCTTATATAACGGCGACGGCCATACGCTGGATGTTTACCTGGCCCACCATAAAAGTGGCAACCCGTTTAGGTATGAGTTAACCGCACTGCAGGATGTACGCAGCCGCAAAATTGTTGCTTGGGATCTGAGCGAGGCCGAAAACACATTAGCAACCTTGAACGCCCTGACGACCTCTATCAAAAAGTACGATCACCTGGTGAGCATGTTTTACGTGGATAACGGCTCGGGCTACAAGGCCAACATGATGAATGAGGAATGCATAGGCGTGTATGCCCAGCTGGATATAGAGCCTATTTTTGCCATTCCTGGTAATGCCCGTGCTAAATGGATTGAGCGGTTTTTCCTGCATATGGAAGACCGTGTTGGCAAGCGGTTCCAGACCTACTGCGGCCGCCACGAAGACGAGAGCTTTAAAAAGCTGGTACTCAAGGAGATTAAACAGGGTAAGCGCCACCTGCCCACCGTTGAGGAATGGGTGGCCGAGTTTAATAAATTTTTAGACCACTACCACAACAGCCCGCACCCGGAGGAAACCGGCAAAACCCGTCAACAGGTGTGGGACGAGAACTTTGTGCAATCAAAGCCGCCACACATTGATTTTGATTTTCTGCCCAAAACCAAAGTTAAGGTGCGCCGTGGCCAGATCCAGTTACACAAACGTACGTACACAGCCGACTACCTGCACCAGTTTAACGGCCAGGAGCTGATAGCCGGTTTCAGTATGACCGACGACAAAACAATCAAACTCCATGAGCTAACTGGCGAATTGCTGCTCATTGCACACCTGAAAACCAAAGTGCCCGCCATTCCTGAGTCGCGCATAGAACAGCGCCGCGACGAACGCACCAAGTTCCAGCTCAAGCGGCTGGATAAGAAGAAGCACGAAATCCTGGCACAGGCCGCAAAAACCCGCGTTGTGGATGTAGACGAGGTTGAAGAACTGGCAGCCGACACCGGACCCCTGAGCATTGAGCACAAAGAGCAAACCCCGTTTTTTGAAATGGACCTGAACGACTTTCTGGTTGAACCCGAACAACCAGAGGCACTGGAGCTAACCGATTTTGCAGTAACAGAGGATGACGAATAATGACATTTACAGAGCACTACAGCGAGTTGCAGCAGCTGCAAACCCGCATTATCAACAACGAGATTGAGCTATTTAACATACCCGCCACTGAGTATTGCAATGGCTGGGCACTGGAGAGCGTACAGGCTGTACTGGAGGGCAAAAGCCCCATTGACCCCAAGAAGGTGATCAACTCACTGTGGCAACAGTTTTTTGGTGAGTTTGACCCGCAACTGTTTATGGCAGATGCGCCTATATCCAACGCCTACACAGAGGACGACAAGCTGATCCTCGCCCGTATCAAGCGACGAATGAAGGAGAAGGAACTGGAGGGGCAGGGCGTTATGAGCAGCACCCTGGCAACCCGCATTAATAAAAGCTCGGGCACCATCAGCCAGTTGTTAAACGGCAAATACGCTGCGAGCCCTACTAAGTTGCTGCACGAGATTTGGAGCATCCTGGAGCCTACCGACATGGAGGTACAACAGGATAGCAAGCCCGCAAAAAGCGATGCCCTGGCTAATATCCGCATCCGCTATGGGGATGTGCCCTATGTACAAACATCAGTACCAAAACTAATAAAAATGGCGTGCGAACATGCCCAGGAGCGCCGGCGTATTGCCGTAGTTGCGGGCACTGCAGGCATTGGCAAAAGCAAAGGGGCGGAGCACTACCGTGACAGCAACGACCACGTATTTATGGTTGATGGCGACGAGGATATGACCTCTACCCAGGTGCTAAAGGAGCTGGCTGACCGCCTGGGCATATCCAAAACCGGTGGCAACAGCAGACTGCGCGACAAAATAGTCGACGCACTCAAAGGCACCAACAAAATCATCATCCTGGACGAGGCCGACAAGTGCAAACCCAACGCGCTCGACCCACTGCGTACTATCTCTGACCGTGCACAAATTGGTGTGGTGCTGATCGGCAATATCCAACTTGTAGACAAACTACAAAGCCAGGAGCGCTACGAGCTGATCGCCAGCCGCGTGTGCTTCTGGCCTCGTGCGGTAGGCGAACTGCCTATCGAAGATATCAAAACCTTATTCATGGAGCTAAGCCATGGCGCTTTGCCACTGGCCGATGACAGCGAAGCATTTTGGAAATGGTTGCACTCTCGCGTGGAGGGCAATGCTCGAATGCTGGTCGAAAACGTGATGCCACACGTGATCTCACATGTACGCAAGAACCCAAATAAGAAGGTCGACAAACTGATGCTGAACAGCATCTGCGCGACCATTTTGAATAAGCAAACTATCTGATTTTTAAAAGAGTGGGCTGCTGTACAACCCACTCAGCAACCACAACAGGAGATATAAAATGACTAATGTACTACACCCAGCTGGGCACCAGCACGAAGGGCGGCTCACTTGCAAACGGCCACTCAATTACACCCGCAGGCTGAGCGTCCAGCGACACCCGATAAGCTGACTGAATGCGGTCTAGATAAAACATTGTTGTGTCGAGCAGATCAGGCTCATTCATCAGCGACTCATACACCCGCTGAGCCGCACACAGCTGACACAGCGCATAGTAATAAACCAACAGTGCTTTCGAGTCGTGCGCGTTTGGAACTACGGTCTGCAAAGCGGATTGCAAGACTTGAGAACCTAACCCAAAGTCATGCACCGCTTTCAAAATTCCTTGAATCAACGCCTCAGACTGCGCGCTGTATTCTTGCTCCAGTTCAACAAATTCACGTGGGCACATTCCTGAAATTATTTTGCTTAGCACATTGGTGTGCTCGGCAGGTAGCGCGTCTGCAAGTGTTGTTTTCAGGGAGCCACAAAGCTCAGTAATTTTAGAGAAATCCATTTTAACCCTTAACAAAAGTAAAGGCCTTGCTGCAACAAGGCCATCATCAACAGAAGGAAAATACACATGGCAATTTCAGTAAAAGTACACGAAGCCTTCTTTAGCGGCCATTTCGTCCTCAATGACAACCTGGACGAACGCACCATGCTGCACCACCTCGGCAAAAACGACCCCGAGGGCGTTATCCTGGACGAGGTAGACGGCAACGTAGTAGGCGCGTTCTGCGTATTCCTTGGGCAAAGGTTATACGAGTGCAAACAACTTACCAAGGTTAAATCACATGTAAATTTTACGCAGGAATTTACGAACCGGTTCGACCGCATCGCCCGAATGTACCAGGGCGACGATCAGCCCTGGGATTTTAAGTTGTTGGAGTATATGACGTTTCCAACGGTAAAAATCGAGGAAGCAGAGGTGGCGGCATGAACATGGTACGCAAGATAAAAGCGGCACAGAGCCGGGCCGGAATAGGCCAGGACGAACACGTTGCCAACGTTTTGCAGATCAGCAACAACGTAACCAACAGCTGTACAGGGCTTACCCCCAACCAGCAACAGGCTCTGTTGACCCGCTACAACGGTATGGCAGCCAAAAAGCCACTGAACAAATCGCTACGCCTGATCTTTAGCCTGTGGGGCCAACTGGCCAGCGCCGGTAAGGTGGATGAAGACAGCAAAGAGGCCTGCGAAAACTGGTGTAAAACCTACACCGACGGCACCAACCTGTACAAAGCAAACGATCACTGGGGCAAGCTGATCAACATGCTAAAGCAGTGGCTGGCGCGGGAGGTACCCAATGGCTAGAGGTGCAGAGATTACTATAAACCCAGAACGCCCCAAATATAGCGAGGGCGTTTATCCTGAGCTGAGTAAACGCGACAAAGCAAAAGGGGCCGCGCGCAGAAAAATAGACATACTGGCCGAGGAAAAAGAGTTTGCCGCGCTGTGCTCGCAAGACTCTGGCCTGGGTTACCTGTTCGAGGATGACGACTATGGCTGAGCTAACAATTGACCTGGGCGTGCTGCCTCACGGTGTGCGGGTGTATGTTGCGGTGCTGGGTGTTCAAAAGGCACTAAAGCTGCTCCAGGAACATCAAAACCGGATGTTTTACATCCCCGCAGAGCCAGGACCAGAGCACGAGTTTAGCAAGGTTTTTGGTACCGACCTGGCAATGCGTATAGCCCAGGAACATGGCTGTAAAAGCTACCAGGTGCCAACCGCCGGTAAAGTGCTGGCTCAGCTACGTAACCGCCAGATCATTGAGGCGTACAAAGCCGGAGCCCATGTAAACCAACTGGTTGAGCGGTTTGGCCTGACCCGGCAGCACATAACCAACCTGGTTAGGCAGGCAGAGCCAGACGCAGCCGCCATCGAGGACTGGTTAGGCCAACGGGGAGACGGCCACCTGCAGCAAGAGCTGTTTTAACAATGGACAGCAATAACATTGTCCTGATAACCGCCCAGCAGCTGGCATGGAGCGACAAGCCAAAAAAGGAGCACTATGTCGAGGCGCTGGGCTTTACACAGAGACACATACAACACCGAGTGGCGTTAAATTTGCCACTGTACGGCCTGGACAAAGAACTGGCCCAGGCGGAACAAGAATTAGGAGAAATGAAGTGAAAACAGCCGAATTTACAAAGTTTGAAGTCCGTGCTCGCTGCCCATATTGCGAGGAAGAATCCCTTATTTACCCGGATGAACTGCGCGACCAGGAAGCTCAGTGTCAGCATTGTGATGAAATGTTTGGTTTAAAAAATGAGGCTTAACCATGGATACATTCGTAATTTTGCTTTGGAAAGACGCACGGGTAGCAACCAATGAGGTTTACGGGGTTGTTGAGGTAGACGAGCACGACATAGCGCGTTTGGTCGCTGAAAAATACACACAGCTAACAGGTAACAAGGTCCAGCACTGCGAATTACGTGGTGTTGTGAGTGACACAAACGAAATGTACGCCAATTTACCAAGGCTGGACATTGGCCAGGAGGATTTATGAAACTAACAGCAGAACAATTTAACGAACAATACTCTGTCGGTAGTGGGTTTATTTACCAATCTGTTATGACGTTTAGAGACGGCGAAGCGGTCAAAACTGCGAGCGACGCCTGGACCATGTGCAGCGGTGAAGTGGTGGTGAAACTACAGGGTAAGTCGGGCTGTTTTTCTGTGGACCATTTGACATATACTGGGAAATGATATGAAAAAACACCTAAAAACAGCTTTGATTTTGGTCGGGTTGATTTTTCTACTGGGCGGCGCGTTTACCGTTGATGAGCCCACCGACAAAGCCATTGAGCCAGGCCAAAAATTCAAAAACGGATTACCGGCACTAAGGCCCATCCAGCCCGATTGAAACCGAGTTTAAACCCAATTTAAACGACCGTTATTGCAGTAGGTCGTTTTTTGTTTTAGCCTAAATAGCCACACCACCGCACACCCTGTGTAAAACATTTTACAGCTAATTTACCCCAGCAAACCCGCCATACTCGGCCCATGAGCAAAACATCTGAGCCTGTTTGGTCACTAGCAAACGCATAGTTGCGGCCCCAACTCGGGAGGCAAAAATAGCCATTTCCCGGGAATGCCAGCCCAACCTCATTGCACTGCTACGCAAAGCCGTTCGCACGCAGCTGGATAAGCAACGCGCCCCGGTACCCGCACCCAGACCTGTGCCCACATGTTTTCAAATTGCCAAACAAAAACTAAGGGCCGCGAATGGAAAAGCTGATCAAACAACTCAAACAACATGAAGGCGTGCGCCTGACGCCATACACCTGCCCAGCAGGATTTCAAACAATTGGCGTAGGCCGCAACCTGGAACAACGCGGCATAACCGAGCGCGAAGCCGACTACCTGCTAAGTAACGACATTAGCTACTTCACTGACCAGGTGCGCTCCAACATTGATACCTCACGCTGTAACCCAGCCCGCGAAGCGGTGTTGATCAACATGGCATTTAACCTGGGCACAAGTGGCCTGCTGAATTTCAAAAAAACCATCGCCGCCGTCGAAAAAGCCGACTGGGAAACGGCCGCTTTAGAAATGTTAGACAGCCGCTGGGCCGTGCAGGTAGGTAAACGCGCCGACGAACTGGCCGAGCAAATGCAATCAGGGGAGTGGTTCGAATGACACCAGAACAAGAACATCAGCTATTCAGATCGATCGGCGAGATACAAGGCACGCAAACTGCAATCCTCCAGCAGCTAACAGATATAAAGTCTGACCTGAACAAGCGCGTAGATGGCATCGAACAGCGCGTGACAACGGTTGAAGAAAAGGTCACCAACACCCGAATCAAAGTAGGCACCATCAGTGGCGTTACCGCCCTGGCTGTGGCAATTGCAGCCGAGCTTTTGAAGCTCAAAACCGGGGGCTAGTATGGCGCATTCTGCAGAGATAAAGAATGCGGTTCGCCATAGCTACGTAAATGAGCTGCTGGCACTGTCTGTTGCGGCTGTAAAACACTCCGTAGCTGACGGAACAGCACGCCGCTGGAAAGCCGAAGCCAAGGCCAATGGCGATGACTGGGACCTGGCGCGAACGGCAGCACGCAAGGCAACCGGCCCAGCCGGAGAGTTTACCCAAGATTTTGTAGAAGAATTTACCATCCAGGTACATGAAACGTTCAACCTGATCAAAGACCCAGAAAGCGGCCTGTCGCTGGCAGACAGAATAAAGGTGCTAACCCAGCTTAGTGATACCTATTCAAAAGTGATGAATCTGAGCGGCGGAAATAAAAAGGTTGAAAGACGCGCCGTGGCAGCCGAAGTACTCAAAAAGCTGGCTGCATTTGTTGGCAAAAATCACCCCGATTATGCCCCTCAACTCGTTGAGATACTGACCGCATTTGGCCCGCAACTCGTCAATATAATGGATGACTGATGGCTGACCTGAACAGCAAAGAGTTTCTGGCTGAGCTGGAGCAGATCACCGCTGGTCTGCGCCTGGATATTGAGGCCAAACAAAGAGACATTGATCCAAGCCCGGAGGCCATTAAAGCAAGGCGTAAGCAGGTGCTGGGCGGTGACTTTGAGTATTTCGTGTATACTTATTTCCCTCACCACATGTGGCTGGACGAGGGGCAGAAGCCCAGTGAGTTCCAGGCCTACTTTATGAACTGGTTCCCCGAGGCGCTAAAACTAACCAATGGTTGGAAAAACTGGTTTGTTGCACCACGGGGCGAAGGTAAGTCGACGCTGGGCGTAAAGATAGCACCGGTTTATGTGGCAGTGCTGGCACTGCTTCAGGATGACGACGTATGCAAAGAGCTGGGCCTGGCAAAGCCCGACATATTTATTGACTACACCATTTTATTTGGCGCAGAAGCAAAAATGCCCGCCAAAACACTCGAAGTGGTTAAAACCGAGCTGCTGCAAAACAACAACCTGATGCTGGATTTTCCGGAGGTCTGCCAGGCGTCGCCAGTCTGGAAAATTGGCGAGTTTGTTACCGCCCAGGGCGTGCGGTTTGAAAGCCGGGGCGCTGAGCAGTCCGTACGGGGCGCATTCCATGGTGCCAGCCGCCCTAAATTACTCATGGCCGATGACATTATCACGGATAAAGAGGCCAGGTCGGCTACCGAGCGGGACTCGCGATGGGCATTCCTTGAGGCTGCGGTGCAGTACCTCGGCCCGCCCGACGGCACGGTTAAATTCCTGGGCGTAAACACGGTATTAAACAGCGACGACCCTATCTCGCGCGCCGAGCACGCGCCCGGCCACCTGGTACACAGGTTTAAAGCGATCGGTAACTTCCCGAGCGCATGGACCTGTGGGAAGAATGCCGCGAACTCATGATCTACAAGGACAAAGAATTTGAGAAAAAAGCGGCAGCCAAAGGCCAGGCCGTTGCTAAAGAGGACAAACCCTCATTTAAGTTTTGGATCAAGAACAAGCGGCAAATGTCAAAGGGCGCAAAAACCAGCTGGCCCAGTGTGCGATCTCTGTATGACCTGATGGTGATGTGGGCGTCTAATAAACGCGAGTTTAACCGCGAGATGCAGGGTATAGCCAAAGCCGATGACGAGATGATATTCCATCCAATGGAGTTTTGGGTGCATCTGCCCAGGATATGGACGCCCTACGGCGCTTGCGACCCCAGTATGGGCAGAACTGCCGGGGCCGACCCCAGTGCGTTACTGGTTGGTCTGTTTTGCAAAGAACTAAGCCAGCTGCATTTAGAGTACGAGAGCCGCAAGGTACGAGGGCCCAGCAAATTGCTCAATGACCTGATCCGCCTGCAGCGCGAATACAAATGCCTGGTGTGGGGGTTTG is a window of Pseudoalteromonas sp. R3 DNA encoding:
- a CDS encoding ATP-binding protein — translated: MTSPYKKEFLAMFAARITLLALALHGGAAALEVEHLSSVAQDSRDYVYFPSHEGLLRYDGEHLLNLSHFSALPSGLARDIEISDTDVAYVLYNSGAVWSIDLRSLEARSFAETSATNIAITHESLFTQEANRVLEYKLSTGKYAIRLSGKTEVIDLESGYGHVFALASDGLYQFQKGMSTNVVAQTVKVGDIDVTPHGVVYFANDHLGYYSNLQGTTLTNDSIKRAENLTYVAPYFVYYTDGDSVNEVSLTTLEQTREQVNSTRKTYLSMFADSKQQLWGLNINEFGIVEGNSRVSNFTVGSPYNILERVNGSWWVGTTKGVYKDGQPVEWLNEQIGKDFEVTAFSTFAGYLIVSTNDGAYSVDVTKRAVKPIFNGYVINSTVINEQLYLATDESGIVRFNSKLEYDDFHIINSMLISNEILNVTEINSHLYISTAAGLVRASEPNSVFHEYQGQSKVTDVAMFNSNIYMATYGDGLYRKDGDDWIKVPSPKYIKEIVESQNKIYLLTNNGIHFLDADKSATQLIRETQDHAFMIGSMRIVGERIYAVSDSAFLEISNSSEFELDAPIVSYVKSANGVSLGNTSLTLDQDGWLDIAVSNLQYAYNDRVKYEYRFNGGDWLSLHSPMLQLNELAPDRYVVEFRQRLGEAWSESVTYQFEITSAWYNSPTAITAYIAFVVAVLLVAGLYVHFWIQSFHRVYRQNREKLQRSNLTHAAMLAEQARVLCSGDDTMLTEGLVKLDKVLELLEPIAHNGPYLGDQKLKSGLDLLQVQSNLQAKIKVHFDVTLGRLKMDKELEKDVYSVVYHALHNAVLHSEGTFVKVNIHKLKSQLEVCIEDDGVGIPLRSRLHFGEGLYTMRDIAKAFHTKLRIKTGKKGTSISMMFPLIEPERPTKDEIQRDMLEKM
- a CDS encoding helix-turn-helix domain-containing protein, with amino-acid sequence MFTDSMAVSEIGDVISKLQKKFGVSSDRALSEELGLSHSGIAMARKKETLPYAAIVLACIKKGVSLDEIFEIESKSKSNDATFNDKKPTVESSGSVRNSTEDALAALALVEEIMDDLLEPKHLDAERELIIRNKLRPMLIEKAFEHNFNEIMVKTIAEGALYMAY
- a CDS encoding Mu transposase C-terminal domain-containing protein, which translates into the protein MHPAVIKFNNLPAKVAAPTWQQASDKARSTAMARQTIVKHLLSAGTAIDAAFVRFKQNLESGLVTPALSQAIITVNKVPSRATLFNWVKAYKANGLEGLLPAHRGRGKDLPNWATRALQFYHAPTSPSFAMVADDLKAEGYKVEAHQVRRFIGSLPHELGPKSPYRMGAKLYKEAHKDFKLRSTAHIPAGFLYNGDGHTLDVYLAHHKSGNPFRYELTALQDVRSRKIVAWDLSEAENTLATLNALTTSIKKYDHLVSMFYVDNGSGYKANMMNEECIGVYAQLDIEPIFAIPGNARAKWIERFFLHMEDRVGKRFQTYCGRHEDESFKKLVLKEIKQGKRHLPTVEEWVAEFNKFLDHYHNSPHPEETGKTRQQVWDENFVQSKPPHIDFDFLPKTKVKVRRGQIQLHKRTYTADYLHQFNGQELIAGFSMTDDKTIKLHELTGELLLIAHLKTKVPAIPESRIEQRRDERTKFQLKRLDKKKHEILAQAAKTRVVDVDEVEELAADTGPLSIEHKEQTPFFEMDLNDFLVEPEQPEALELTDFAVTEDDE
- a CDS encoding AAA family ATPase, whose amino-acid sequence is MTFTEHYSELQQLQTRIINNEIELFNIPATEYCNGWALESVQAVLEGKSPIDPKKVINSLWQQFFGEFDPQLFMADAPISNAYTEDDKLILARIKRRMKEKELEGQGVMSSTLATRINKSSGTISQLLNGKYAASPTKLLHEIWSILEPTDMEVQQDSKPAKSDALANIRIRYGDVPYVQTSVPKLIKMACEHAQERRRIAVVAGTAGIGKSKGAEHYRDSNDHVFMVDGDEDMTSTQVLKELADRLGISKTGGNSRLRDKIVDALKGTNKIIILDEADKCKPNALDPLRTISDRAQIGVVLIGNIQLVDKLQSQERYELIASRVCFWPRAVGELPIEDIKTLFMELSHGALPLADDSEAFWKWLHSRVEGNARMLVENVMPHVISHVRKNPNKKVDKLMLNSICATILNKQTI
- a CDS encoding Mor transcription activator family protein gives rise to the protein MAELTIDLGVLPHGVRVYVAVLGVQKALKLLQEHQNRMFYIPAEPGPEHEFSKVFGTDLAMRIAQEHGCKSYQVPTAGKVLAQLRNRQIIEAYKAGAHVNQLVERFGLTRQHITNLVRQAEPDAAAIEDWLGQRGDGHLQQELF
- a CDS encoding glycoside hydrolase family protein, with the protein product MEKLIKQLKQHEGVRLTPYTCPAGFQTIGVGRNLEQRGITEREADYLLSNDISYFTDQVRSNIDTSRCNPAREAVLINMAFNLGTSGLLNFKKTIAAVEKADWETAALEMLDSRWAVQVGKRADELAEQMQSGEWFE
- a CDS encoding DUF1804 family protein, which translates into the protein MAHSAEIKNAVRHSYVNELLALSVAAVKHSVADGTARRWKAEAKANGDDWDLARTAARKATGPAGEFTQDFVEEFTIQVHETFNLIKDPESGLSLADRIKVLTQLSDTYSKVMNLSGGNKKVERRAVAAEVLKKLAAFVGKNHPDYAPQLVEILTAFGPQLVNIMDD